The following are encoded together in the Xiphophorus hellerii strain 12219 chromosome 3, Xiphophorus_hellerii-4.1, whole genome shotgun sequence genome:
- the LOC116716955 gene encoding zinc finger MYM-type protein 1-like isoform X1, which produces MLMYCFYNVVPSKEESENTESSAPDQDDDEPEGAIAGDTTDLFSAVSSTPFAFPKGPSDISKSKEQGPVQPSLTNFPRTQHGTRKRTFHSSWYKDYSWLEYSVIKDSSYCFACRHFSLPNAPDSVFASHSGFSNWKKALSKESGFKLHSKLEHHVNAMYAWSQYKRANEGNTTMLNSINTNRKKVVEENRYYIKTIADVLLLTATQNIAQRGHRESRDSRNKGNFLAILDEIAKHDQLIEKKLRGCANAKYTSHQIQNEILQGLAEMVQTEIIKEVKECEVFSVIADETKDLQKKEQMSLVVRYYYNGVIHESFLCFQAAESLNAAGLSAMIISCLEKHGLDYRNNLVGQGYDGASVMSGKHSGVSARIQSNARFAFYVHCNAHCLNLVLVDATKAVPEVVDFFALLQQLHNFVSGSYVHLRWLDVQKELYPAEQPRELQALSDTRWACRYTACRTMRDRLPAVLRLLQDIALERNGERTVEARGLLLQIDIQFLGLLVTFCKVLGDAKCLSDMLQSSTLDLARAVDLVGALIDTFQDYRNEKYFDELWKEVEELAEKSKISVKIDRRNPRLSSKFLDSLVMSTIGQRKCDDEGFPRPLFNQVLDCLIAELKRRFSKKNCEIMQGVQSLNPKSATFLNEEPLIAFGHIFESDLDDLKHEVHQIRRLLDQRIKSDLGTPSTLLDFILFLEPYKEVLHELFRLCKIAVVSPVSTASCERSFSALKLIKSYLRTTMADARLSHIGTLSIESRRARGLNMDDFVTYFASSHNNRRILLL; this is translated from the exons ATGTTAATGTACTGTTTTTACAACGTAGTTCCATCAAAGGAGGagtctgaaaacacagaaagctCTGCGCCTGACCAGGATGATGATGAGCCAGAAGGGGCAATTGCAGGAGATACCACTGATCTCTTCTCAGCAGTGTCCAGCACTCCTTTTGCTTTTCCAAAAGGACCCAGTG atatttcaaagtcaaaagaacAGGGCCCTGTTCAGCCAAGTTTGACAAACTTCCCCAGAACTCAGCATGGAACAAGAAAGAGAACTTTTCACAGCTCCTGGTACAAAGACTATTCTTGGTTAGAATATTCTGTTATTAAAGACTCCTCCTACTGCTTTGCCTGTAGGCATTTTTCTTTGCCTAATGCACCAGATAGTGTCTTTGCTTCGCATTCCGGCTTCAGTAATTGGAAAAAGGCATTGTCCAAGGAGTCTGGATTTAAGCTTCACTCAAAGTTAGAGCACCATGTAAATGCAATGTATGCATGGAGTCAATATAAAAGGGCTAATGAGGGAAATACAACCATGCTAAATTCTATAAACACAAACCGGAAAAAAGTGGTGGAAGAAAACCGttattatattaaaacaatagCCGATGTTCTTCTTTTGactgcaacacaaaatattgctCAAAGGGGTCATCGAGAGTCTCGGGACTCTAGAAATAAGGGAAACTTTTTGGCTATATTGGATGAAATAGCAAAGCATGATCAGTTAATTGAAAAAAAGCTTAGAGGATGTGCCAATGCAAAATACACAAGTCATCAAATCCAAAATGAAATTCTTCAGGGCTTAGCAGAGATGGTACAGACTGAAATCATAAAAGAAGTGAAGGAATGTGAAGTGTTCAGTGTTATTGCAGATGAAACAAAAGACTtgcaaaaaaaggaacaaatgtCTTTGGTTGTACGATATTATTACAATGGTGTCATCCACGAAAGCTTCCTATGTTTCCAGGCAGCTGAAAGCCTTAATGCAGCAGGTCTTAGTGCAATGATCATTAGCTGTCTTGAGAAACATGGTCTGGACTACAGGAATAACCTAGTGGGACAGGGTTATGACGGTGCATCCGTCATGAGTGGGAAGCATTCTGGTGTATCTGCCAGAATTCAGAGCAATGCCAGATTTgcattttatgttcattgtaacgCACATTGCTTGAATTTAGTCCTTGTTGATGCTACCAAAGCAGTCCCTGAGGTCGTTGACTTTTTTGCACTTCTACAGCAGCTTCATAACTTTGTGTCTGGCTCTTATGTTCATCTGAGGTGGCTTGACGTACAGAAAGAGTTGTATCCAGCAGAACAACCCAGGGAGCTCCAGGCACTTTCAGATACGAGGTGGGCCTGCAGGTATACGGCATGCCGTACCATGAGAGACAGACTTCCAGCAGTTCTGAGATTGTTGCAGGATATTGCACTTGAAAGAAATGGCGAAAGAACAGTGGAGGCAAGGGGCCTGCTTCTTCAAATAGATATCCAATTTTTAGGTCTTTTGGTTACCTTTTGTAAAGTGCTTGGTGATGCCAAATGTCTTTCCGACATGCTTCAGTCCAGCACTCTTGACCTAGCAAGAGCTGTAGATCTAGTAGGTGCTCTTATAGACACTTTCCAGGACTACAGAAATGAAAAGTACTTTGATGAACTATGGAAAGAGGTTGAGGAACTTGCTGAGAAGAGcaaaatcagtgtaaaaatTGACAGAAGAAATCCAAGATTAAGTTCAAAATTTCTTGACTCACTTGTAATGAGCACTATAGGACAGAGAAAATGTGATGACGAGGGCTTCCCCAGACCACTCTTTAATCAGGTGCTTGACTGTCTCATAGCGGAGTTAAAGAGGcgtttttcaaagaaaaattgtgAGATCATGCAAGGAGTGCAGTCCCTAAACCCCAAAAGTGCAACTTTCTTGAATGAGGAGCCTCTGATTGCTTTTGGACATATCTTTGAGTCAGATTTAGATGACCTGAAACATGAAGTGCACCAAATAAGGCGTTTGCTTGATCAGAGAATAAAGAGTGATTTAGGCACACCTTCTactttgcttgattttattctgtttcttgAACCTTATAAAGAGGTTTTACATGAATTATTCAGACTTTGCAAGATTGCAGTAGTTAGTCCAGTTAGTACTGCTTCTTGTGAGAGAagcttttctgctttaaaattaattaaaagttacCTAAGGACAACAATGGCTGATGCCAGGCTAAGTCACATTGGAACACTTAGCATAGAGTCAAGGAGGGCACGGGGCCTCAACATGGATGACTTTGTAACATATTTTGCTTCATCTCACAACAACCGAAGGATTTTACTTTTATGA
- the LOC116716955 gene encoding zinc finger MYM-type protein 1-like isoform X2, with protein sequence MYAWSQYKRANEGNTTMLNSINTNRKKVVEENRYYIKTIADVLLLTATQNIAQRGHRESRDSRNKGNFLAILDEIAKHDQLIEKKLRGCANAKYTSHQIQNEILQGLAEMVQTEIIKEVKECEVFSVIADETKDLQKKEQMSLVVRYYYNGVIHESFLCFQAAESLNAAGLSAMIISCLEKHGLDYRNNLVGQGYDGASVMSGKHSGVSARIQSNARFAFYVHCNAHCLNLVLVDATKAVPEVVDFFALLQQLHNFVSGSYVHLRWLDVQKELYPAEQPRELQALSDTRWACRYTACRTMRDRLPAVLRLLQDIALERNGERTVEARGLLLQIDIQFLGLLVTFCKVLGDAKCLSDMLQSSTLDLARAVDLVGALIDTFQDYRNEKYFDELWKEVEELAEKSKISVKIDRRNPRLSSKFLDSLVMSTIGQRKCDDEGFPRPLFNQVLDCLIAELKRRFSKKNCEIMQGVQSLNPKSATFLNEEPLIAFGHIFESDLDDLKHEVHQIRRLLDQRIKSDLGTPSTLLDFILFLEPYKEVLHELFRLCKIAVVSPVSTASCERSFSALKLIKSYLRTTMADARLSHIGTLSIESRRARGLNMDDFVTYFASSHNNRRILLL encoded by the coding sequence ATGTATGCATGGAGTCAATATAAAAGGGCTAATGAGGGAAATACAACCATGCTAAATTCTATAAACACAAACCGGAAAAAAGTGGTGGAAGAAAACCGttattatattaaaacaatagCCGATGTTCTTCTTTTGactgcaacacaaaatattgctCAAAGGGGTCATCGAGAGTCTCGGGACTCTAGAAATAAGGGAAACTTTTTGGCTATATTGGATGAAATAGCAAAGCATGATCAGTTAATTGAAAAAAAGCTTAGAGGATGTGCCAATGCAAAATACACAAGTCATCAAATCCAAAATGAAATTCTTCAGGGCTTAGCAGAGATGGTACAGACTGAAATCATAAAAGAAGTGAAGGAATGTGAAGTGTTCAGTGTTATTGCAGATGAAACAAAAGACTtgcaaaaaaaggaacaaatgtCTTTGGTTGTACGATATTATTACAATGGTGTCATCCACGAAAGCTTCCTATGTTTCCAGGCAGCTGAAAGCCTTAATGCAGCAGGTCTTAGTGCAATGATCATTAGCTGTCTTGAGAAACATGGTCTGGACTACAGGAATAACCTAGTGGGACAGGGTTATGACGGTGCATCCGTCATGAGTGGGAAGCATTCTGGTGTATCTGCCAGAATTCAGAGCAATGCCAGATTTgcattttatgttcattgtaacgCACATTGCTTGAATTTAGTCCTTGTTGATGCTACCAAAGCAGTCCCTGAGGTCGTTGACTTTTTTGCACTTCTACAGCAGCTTCATAACTTTGTGTCTGGCTCTTATGTTCATCTGAGGTGGCTTGACGTACAGAAAGAGTTGTATCCAGCAGAACAACCCAGGGAGCTCCAGGCACTTTCAGATACGAGGTGGGCCTGCAGGTATACGGCATGCCGTACCATGAGAGACAGACTTCCAGCAGTTCTGAGATTGTTGCAGGATATTGCACTTGAAAGAAATGGCGAAAGAACAGTGGAGGCAAGGGGCCTGCTTCTTCAAATAGATATCCAATTTTTAGGTCTTTTGGTTACCTTTTGTAAAGTGCTTGGTGATGCCAAATGTCTTTCCGACATGCTTCAGTCCAGCACTCTTGACCTAGCAAGAGCTGTAGATCTAGTAGGTGCTCTTATAGACACTTTCCAGGACTACAGAAATGAAAAGTACTTTGATGAACTATGGAAAGAGGTTGAGGAACTTGCTGAGAAGAGcaaaatcagtgtaaaaatTGACAGAAGAAATCCAAGATTAAGTTCAAAATTTCTTGACTCACTTGTAATGAGCACTATAGGACAGAGAAAATGTGATGACGAGGGCTTCCCCAGACCACTCTTTAATCAGGTGCTTGACTGTCTCATAGCGGAGTTAAAGAGGcgtttttcaaagaaaaattgtgAGATCATGCAAGGAGTGCAGTCCCTAAACCCCAAAAGTGCAACTTTCTTGAATGAGGAGCCTCTGATTGCTTTTGGACATATCTTTGAGTCAGATTTAGATGACCTGAAACATGAAGTGCACCAAATAAGGCGTTTGCTTGATCAGAGAATAAAGAGTGATTTAGGCACACCTTCTactttgcttgattttattctgtttcttgAACCTTATAAAGAGGTTTTACATGAATTATTCAGACTTTGCAAGATTGCAGTAGTTAGTCCAGTTAGTACTGCTTCTTGTGAGAGAagcttttctgctttaaaattaattaaaagttacCTAAGGACAACAATGGCTGATGCCAGGCTAAGTCACATTGGAACACTTAGCATAGAGTCAAGGAGGGCACGGGGCCTCAACATGGATGACTTTGTAACATATTTTGCTTCATCTCACAACAACCGAAGGATTTTACTTTTATGA